One window of the Streptococcus parasanguinis ATCC 15912 genome contains the following:
- a CDS encoding WXG100 family type VII secretion target codes for MAQIKLTPEDLRASAQRYAQGSQEIDQILTTLTHEQQVIDANWDGSAFDSFEAQFNELSPKIKQFAQLLEDINGQLIKVADIVEQTDQDIAAQIH; via the coding sequence ATGGCTCAAATTAAATTAACTCCAGAAGATCTACGTGCTTCAGCACAACGCTATGCACAAGGTTCTCAAGAGATCGATCAAATCCTTACTACTTTGACTCATGAACAACAGGTCATCGATGCAAACTGGGATGGATCTGCATTTGATAGCTTTGAAGCACAATTCAACGAATTGTCTCCAAAGATCAAACAATTCGCTCAATTGTTGGAAGACATCAATGGTCAATTGATTAAAGTTGCTGATATCGTTGAACAAACTGACCAAGATATCGCTGCACAAATCCATTAA
- the esaA gene encoding type VII secretion protein EsaA, whose amino-acid sequence MEVKNKKWLKYIGQSAVVLLLMGAVVGLYTTVQKDQKQNEAKTVQTTENTKLNIAVVNEDQAVKLNGKEYNLGASYVKNIERDNSQSWSVLPRGAAESGLADGKYQLMIVIPSDFSEKVLEVNAVNAEKTTVTYKVNAAGNSQVENEANKVAKDIVSDLRSQLVDMYMVSILSNLYTAQKNVETSNKIQSTNIGSYRSNLLDSALDSKNIFPSLYSLSTSSVESNNALKTVLESYTQAFDQLTQSQNQYGQNFDALVKQRSEDKISYEDFMNQLMSMNQSVLSENTKELYKNLQLNQENLTKQLNQPVEGDASGTKTYAGLTKDVNDRVADLEKGIKAERQKLEDHEKNIDTSVKEKLLGYYGLKEGEKVTLRTLLGKSSIEVISKARKAADEEIQTAIEALPGLDLKSFDLNKYGNLDTAIDFDGSFAASLGTPKGSADNLKKLAQEVDAKSTVIANILNAKAGKQKVSILAPAGIKIDSWTYDGKSYAGGAEQEVTIQDDKEIAIQFSEDGAPIPSPSEIKIIVNGVVSTNVTVSAEDLKKAVASYASEASKIALAYQHAQTLMNAYYPKDSKGERHSIYDPIEDIDLTDALTDIVKTAVVNNIKDYRTSIEKDESGDETKSVKAQLDGTLQRLQDLGPQLQRNLEEIENSNNELTKNINDQLQQYADLQKRLESISNAQESSNLAQTKTDVDLSALGSEYTSLLSSTEGVKTSSRSNVDAANSTNEIFNQLNKELQRAQGTTEKLSSNAESLMSEFDKELSENGNFVEAFRKVFNNAYENGVPNEVLLDFLSNPVAEKSSSVKATINVYRPFIWIFMLEVLSLFTAYLFATQPIIRKVKDRFKLDRLQESDLLTVGVLVGLSLILGLVIGMISSIQLSVGREYVPSWVLLAVLAGFVLVQLQYLLLKHFRVIGMGLAFFMLISYVYLSSAIGTTATLSGLPAFVKNINLLSILEGQFAGYFDGQTAGFTVFFGLLVFFGLLTVANIFLPKKFTQTKEIESNL is encoded by the coding sequence ATGGAAGTTAAAAATAAAAAATGGTTAAAATACATTGGTCAGAGTGCTGTTGTTCTCCTTTTGATGGGGGCTGTGGTCGGTCTCTATACGACTGTTCAAAAGGATCAAAAACAAAATGAAGCTAAAACCGTACAGACAACAGAAAACACCAAGCTCAATATTGCAGTTGTCAATGAAGACCAAGCGGTTAAGCTGAATGGTAAAGAATACAATCTTGGTGCCAGTTATGTAAAAAATATCGAGCGAGATAATTCACAAAGCTGGTCTGTACTGCCACGTGGAGCTGCTGAATCTGGTCTTGCAGATGGAAAATACCAATTGATGATCGTTATTCCAAGTGACTTTTCAGAGAAAGTTCTTGAAGTGAATGCAGTCAACGCGGAAAAGACTACAGTCACTTATAAGGTCAACGCTGCCGGAAATTCACAGGTTGAAAATGAAGCAAATAAAGTAGCCAAGGATATTGTTTCGGACTTGAGAAGCCAGTTGGTAGATATGTATATGGTCAGCATTTTGAGCAACCTTTATACAGCTCAGAAAAATGTGGAGACGAGTAACAAAATTCAATCAACGAATATTGGTTCTTATCGTAGCAATTTGTTGGACTCAGCTTTGGATTCGAAGAATATTTTCCCGAGTCTCTATAGCTTGTCCACGTCATCGGTGGAATCCAATAATGCCTTAAAGACGGTACTGGAATCATATACGCAGGCTTTTGATCAATTGACTCAATCCCAGAATCAGTATGGTCAAAATTTTGATGCTCTTGTAAAACAACGCTCTGAAGATAAGATTAGTTACGAAGACTTCATGAATCAACTGATGTCTATGAACCAATCTGTTCTCAGCGAAAATACGAAGGAATTATACAAGAATCTTCAACTGAATCAAGAAAATCTTACGAAGCAATTAAACCAACCAGTTGAGGGTGATGCTTCAGGAACGAAGACTTATGCAGGTTTAACCAAAGATGTTAATGATCGTGTTGCAGATCTAGAAAAAGGCATAAAAGCGGAGCGTCAAAAGTTAGAAGATCATGAAAAGAACATCGACACTTCTGTGAAAGAGAAACTCTTGGGCTACTATGGTCTAAAGGAAGGAGAGAAGGTTACCCTTCGAACCTTATTAGGTAAGTCAAGTATTGAAGTGATTAGCAAGGCACGTAAGGCTGCTGATGAGGAGATTCAAACTGCGATTGAAGCACTTCCAGGTTTGGATTTAAAAAGTTTCGATCTGAATAAGTATGGAAATCTTGATACAGCGATTGATTTTGATGGAAGTTTTGCAGCTTCCCTGGGAACCCCAAAAGGAAGCGCGGATAATTTGAAGAAATTAGCGCAGGAAGTGGATGCCAAATCAACCGTTATCGCGAACATCCTCAATGCAAAAGCCGGGAAACAGAAGGTTAGTATTCTAGCTCCTGCAGGGATTAAAATAGACTCTTGGACCTATGACGGCAAATCTTACGCTGGTGGGGCTGAGCAGGAAGTGACGATTCAGGATGATAAAGAAATAGCCATTCAATTCAGTGAAGATGGGGCTCCAATTCCAAGTCCTTCAGAGATAAAAATTATTGTGAATGGTGTTGTTTCAACTAATGTAACTGTGTCAGCAGAAGACTTGAAAAAAGCTGTCGCAAGTTATGCAAGTGAAGCAAGTAAAATTGCCTTAGCTTATCAGCATGCGCAAACGTTGATGAATGCTTACTATCCAAAAGATAGCAAAGGAGAACGTCATTCAATCTATGATCCAATTGAAGATATCGATTTGACTGATGCCTTGACTGATATTGTGAAGACAGCTGTTGTAAACAATATCAAAGATTATCGCACAAGCATTGAAAAAGATGAATCAGGGGACGAAACTAAGAGTGTCAAAGCACAGCTAGATGGTACTCTCCAACGATTGCAAGATTTAGGTCCACAGTTGCAACGTAACCTTGAAGAGATTGAAAATAGTAACAACGAGTTGACTAAAAATATCAATGATCAACTGCAACAATATGCAGATCTCCAAAAACGCTTAGAGAGCATCTCGAATGCTCAAGAATCAAGCAACCTTGCTCAAACTAAGACGGACGTGGACTTGTCGGCTCTTGGTTCGGAATATACATCATTGTTGAGCTCAACTGAAGGGGTAAAGACCTCTTCGCGTAGTAATGTAGATGCCGCAAATTCAACCAATGAAATCTTTAATCAATTGAACAAGGAATTACAACGAGCGCAAGGTACCACGGAGAAATTGTCTAGTAATGCAGAGAGTTTGATGAGTGAATTTGATAAGGAATTGTCTGAAAATGGGAACTTCGTCGAAGCGTTCCGTAAAGTCTTCAACAATGCCTATGAAAATGGAGTACCAAATGAAGTCTTGCTTGACTTCTTGTCAAATCCAGTTGCAGAGAAATCTTCTTCTGTGAAAGCGACCATCAATGTCTACCGTCCATTTATCTGGATCTTTATGTTGGAAGTCTTGAGCCTCTTTACAGCTTATCTCTTTGCGACGCAACCAATTATTCGCAAGGTGAAAGACCGTTTCAAATTGGATCGTTTGCAAGAATCGGATCTCTTAACTGTCGGTGTCCTTGTAGGACTTTCCCTCATCCTTGGACTTGTGATCGGAATGATTTCAAGTATCCAACTCTCTGTTGGTCGTGAATATGTTCCTTCGTGGGTATTACTAGCAGTATTGGCGGGATTTGTATTGGTACAACTGCAATACCTTCTCTTGAAACACTTCCGTGTGATTGGAATGGGACTGGCCTTCTTCATGTTGATCAGCTATGTCTACTTATCAAGTGCGATCGGAACGACTGCGACCTTGTCGGGCCTTCCAGCATTTGTGAAAAATATTAACCTCCTCTCTATTCTAGAAGGACAGTTTGCGGGTTACTTTGATGGACAAACAGCTGGATTTACCGTCTTCTTTGGATTGTTGGTTTTCTTCGGCCTTTTGACTGTTGCCAACATCTTCCTTCCAAAGAAGTTTACTCAAACAAAGGAAATTGAATCAAACTTATGA
- the essA gene encoding type VII secretion protein EssA, whose translation MKKMMYLLFVLSLLPVAVVSADDFIDNRLQVNNSRLETEEEKTLGGQLDATESLFNEKDQKKLADEKRKQEKQLTDSDGQLFSAIKGKKKTEPEADLFQPENQKLSKFESNVEDNSASLSDFIPALQMLAWSALLFGIAGYISYRIYRKEA comes from the coding sequence ATGAAAAAAATGATGTATCTTCTCTTTGTCCTTAGTCTCTTGCCAGTAGCTGTTGTTTCTGCAGATGATTTTATTGATAATCGTCTGCAGGTCAACAACTCACGTCTTGAGACAGAAGAGGAAAAGACACTTGGTGGCCAATTGGATGCCACTGAGTCTCTTTTCAATGAGAAGGATCAGAAAAAATTAGCAGATGAAAAACGCAAGCAAGAGAAACAATTGACCGATTCAGACGGCCAGTTGTTTTCTGCTATAAAGGGAAAGAAAAAAACAGAGCCTGAAGCGGATCTGTTCCAGCCTGAAAATCAAAAATTATCTAAATTCGAGTCCAATGTGGAGGACAATTCGGCCAGTTTGTCGGATTTTATTCCAGCCTTGCAAATGCTGGCTTGGAGTGCCCTTCTCTTTGGAATTGCTGGCTATATTTCCTATCGAATCTATAGAAAAGAGGCCTAA
- a CDS encoding EsaB/YukD family protein: MEQHINVTFRMNGASHDLRIPTRMEVRRLIRELDQIFGSAMEPRSKYQLRVVNKGILLDEGKVVQEYPITSGDLIEIEEW, encoded by the coding sequence ATGGAGCAACATATCAATGTCACCTTCCGTATGAATGGTGCAAGCCATGACCTCCGAATCCCGACGCGGATGGAGGTGCGACGCTTGATTAGGGAATTGGATCAGATCTTTGGGTCTGCCATGGAGCCTAGAAGCAAGTATCAGTTGCGCGTGGTAAATAAAGGAATCTTGCTGGATGAAGGCAAGGTGGTACAAGAGTATCCGATCACAAGTGGTGATCTGATCGAGATTGAGGAGTGGTAA
- the essB gene encoding type VII secretion protein EssB, which yields MKEEQFTLEEQVFRFEKEETSWRLDLKRSEVDSQDLRNLWILDLHHPLFLEQSMTADQDQIHLTYQTDALGLSAEEIQELPVSDRLRLAINVLDLAPVLELPVTFMLHPINLFVTKDAQVKIAYRGVPGMMVPRKWDQVEFLRQAKCYAVTLFGDWDFMELYQGTLELEDLPDFLVEIRDAASLEEMKALLEKAYQERKEEEEKTLTLVSSRQHRIFKLATVWLSAVVALLLLPLIYLVFFQAPFKEKLLQADTAYLKVDYTGVIDELEGIAPSSLPTTQKYELATSYLQGLNFSEDQKKVILNNVTLKSDSLYLHYWIYIGRHDFTQALDTAKRIDDSDLIIYALRKEIKATRDSEKLSGEQREKKLSELEGEYKKYWDARSKLLEAETDETKASTSSSTRASSTEGSSTESSSSTTASSTKSSEHKE from the coding sequence GTGAAAGAAGAACAATTTACACTGGAAGAACAAGTCTTCCGTTTTGAAAAAGAAGAAACGAGCTGGCGGCTGGACCTCAAGCGTTCAGAAGTGGATAGCCAGGATTTACGCAATTTATGGATTTTGGATCTCCATCATCCCTTGTTTTTAGAGCAGAGCATGACAGCTGATCAAGACCAGATTCATCTGACCTATCAGACAGATGCGCTAGGCTTGAGTGCTGAAGAAATTCAAGAATTACCGGTTTCAGACCGTCTGCGTCTAGCTATCAATGTCTTGGATTTGGCGCCGGTCTTGGAGCTTCCGGTGACCTTTATGTTGCATCCCATCAATTTGTTTGTGACCAAGGATGCGCAAGTCAAAATCGCTTACCGCGGGGTTCCAGGAATGATGGTGCCACGTAAGTGGGATCAGGTCGAATTCTTGCGCCAGGCTAAGTGCTATGCTGTCACTCTTTTTGGGGACTGGGATTTCATGGAGCTCTATCAAGGCACGCTCGAATTAGAAGATCTACCAGATTTCTTGGTGGAAATCCGTGATGCCGCTAGCTTAGAAGAGATGAAAGCTCTCTTAGAGAAAGCCTACCAAGAACGCAAGGAAGAGGAAGAAAAGACCTTGACCTTGGTTTCCAGCCGTCAACACCGAATCTTTAAGTTGGCAACCGTATGGCTTTCAGCTGTAGTGGCCCTCTTGCTCTTGCCTTTGATCTATTTGGTCTTTTTCCAAGCACCCTTTAAAGAAAAGTTGCTTCAAGCGGATACAGCCTATCTCAAGGTAGACTACACTGGCGTCATCGATGAGTTGGAAGGGATCGCTCCAAGCAGTCTTCCAACGACACAGAAATATGAGTTGGCGACGTCTTATTTGCAAGGCTTGAATTTCTCAGAAGACCAAAAGAAGGTCATCCTCAATAACGTCACGCTCAAGTCAGACAGTCTCTATCTCCACTACTGGATCTATATCGGTCGTCATGACTTTACCCAAGCGCTGGATACAGCCAAACGGATCGACGATTCAGACTTGATCATCTATGCCCTTCGTAAAGAAATCAAGGCGACACGTGATAGCGAAAAACTCTCTGGTGAACAGCGCGAGAAGAAACTCTCTGAGCTCGAGGGCGAATACAAGAAATACTGGGATGCCCGCTCTAAACTCTTGGAAGCAGAGACAGATGAAACCAAAGCTTCCACTAGCAGCTCAACAAGGGCTTCGTCTACAGAAGGCTCCTCAACAGAAAGCTCGTCTTCTACAACTGCAAGCTCGACTAAGTCTAGCGAACATAAGGAGTAG